Proteins encoded in a region of the Methanobrevibacter millerae genome:
- a CDS encoding DUF11 domain-containing protein, translating to MNKKSIFYGLILLLTLSLTLGVVSASDNFANETVGVSLETHVNDVQLEVNNEEVSKMDSDTLSDTKKENVSEMDSDTLLESKNEDVVLENDESILGLKNSLSLNDELLKYGEIVTTQTPGPDNVLMSNGYTAYCVNTIRDPPGVGARYSVQPTSIVYHSWNNKPVSNLVKLAIVYYADNPAFHDKISIGSGQNRYSSRLQHLIWYFAGYIDSGNYDNSVYLNELYNKDRNYLYSAYFDIFNRNKNGEMIPDHYTFRYNSTHNVTYDFVAFQSSSDYQNLLGYKKFYTTLPTSYEIQKVTLTPKVLLNDKVIFELIYKNTGDIDLDNVFIVEENWDDGLEYDSFIDYGNIWIHSINNEGKHVWTLKEKLPAYTSKSLHVIFNTLKVGNFTNYISSGDKTTNNTTTVYNPGMKVTKKSLTPSVKVGEQTLFLITVENTGRIDLGNVFVEEQIPDGLTYADYHDKSLWRKDGNTFYYNNVLKVGESANFTIIFNTHINGTFVNCVVAGSNETENKTTNNTTTVKKPGMDVNKKSLTPRVKSGEQTKFLITVWNTGEIDLGNVFVKETMPADLEYADYTNKNLWRKDGDIFYYNNILKVGESANFTIIFNTNKTGSFTNCVVAGSNETENKTTENNTTVYKPGMEVTKISLTPNVKVGEQTLFMIIVKNTGDVDLGNVFVEEQIPDGLTFADYNDKTKWGRNGNIYTYLSDLKVGESANFTIAFNTHVNGTFVNCVVAGSNETDNKTTNNTTTVKKPNMEVTKKSLTPSVNVGEQTLFLITVRNTGEIDLGNVFVEEQIPDGLTYADYTDKTQWRKVGNIFYYNNILKVGESANFTIAFNTHVNGTFVNCVVAGSNETENKTTNNTTTVKKPNMDVKKISETQHVYVGDKAIFTIVVTNTGELDLTNVFVKEQIPDGLTYLSFNGRNWNKVGDVFNYNGILAPGADASFNIAFNTTRTGTFTNVVVAGSDKTENKTTNNTTTVYKPDLKVEKITIDPIVVVGDQVRFEIVVSNIGQKALSNVFIEESQYDGLTFDHAIINGHWSESVVNGKHIWTLNSNLLVGEKIALNVVFNTTRTGTFTNVVVAGSNETENKTTENKTKVVEPKLDVQKITLTPMVHVGDKTSFEIVVRNTGDVKLTNVYVEETSYAGLTYDSFVKNSEWTYSTVNGKHRWTLNKVLYPHEVSQFIVVFNTTEVGTFTNVVTAGSDNTPEKPAENTTIVYNETPEDPMSNSTRNPDLSIEKVALDKLLVVGQKAQFEIIVQNTGNVALSKVTVYEESFDGLTYDSWEDFSGMWSKNSDLSWTYNDILYPGEYASFFVTFNTNRIGDFNNIVSVDSNETSKKRANDNVIVIASSLSVEKITLNKTVNLGEQVTFEIIVHNTGSTDLTNVVVREDQFEGLKYSSFVDYTGNWKYNGDLTWTLTNPLKAGEYSGFFVVFDTTRAGDFVNVVVAKSNEVPETPAHNNTKVITPENPSYNPSMTVDKYTINRTVYLGEQTMFEIVVRNTGDVDLKDVFVIEAYFDQGLTYSSFYPTKGIWTHIINNQNFDQFNLRGTLRVGESASFIVVFDTSSEGLKTNIVTAGYDNTVYVNSYNETEVIYKHVPEIPLIEIPEEPGKPVNNETPDEPAKPVTPEPQNNELPATGNPLVMVLLALIALGAAGLRRKD from the coding sequence ATGAACAAAAAATCGATTTTTTATGGATTAATTTTATTACTCACTTTATCATTAACGTTGGGTGTAGTTTCTGCAAGTGATAATTTTGCAAATGAAACTGTTGGTGTAAGTTTAGAAACTCATGTTAATGATGTTCAATTAGAAGTGAACAATGAAGAAGTATCGAAAATGGATTCTGATACTTTATCGGACACAAAAAAAGAAAATGTATCAGAAATGGATTCTGATACTTTGTTGGAATCAAAAAATGAAGATGTTGTTTTAGAAAATGATGAATCAATTTTAGGATTAAAAAATTCATTATCTTTAAATGATGAACTTTTAAAGTATGGTGAAATTGTAACCACTCAGACTCCAGGTCCGGATAATGTCCTTATGAGTAATGGATATACCGCTTATTGTGTTAATACAATACGTGACCCTCCGGGTGTTGGTGCTAGATATTCTGTTCAGCCAACTAGTATTGTATATCATAGTTGGAATAATAAACCTGTTTCCAATTTAGTTAAATTGGCTATAGTTTACTATGCTGATAATCCGGCTTTTCATGATAAGATTTCTATTGGATCTGGACAAAATAGATATTCTTCACGATTGCAACATTTAATTTGGTATTTTGCGGGTTATATTGATAGTGGTAATTATGATAATTCTGTGTATTTGAATGAGTTATATAATAAAGATAGGAATTATTTGTATTCTGCATATTTTGATATTTTCAATAGAAACAAAAATGGTGAAATGATTCCTGATCATTATACTTTCAGGTATAATAGTACTCATAATGTAACATATGATTTTGTTGCTTTTCAATCGTCATCTGATTATCAAAATCTTTTAGGTTATAAGAAGTTTTACACTACATTGCCAACTTCTTATGAAATTCAAAAAGTCACTCTCACACCAAAAGTCCTATTAAATGATAAGGTTATTTTTGAATTAATATATAAAAATACTGGCGACATTGATTTGGACAATGTATTCATCGTTGAAGAAAATTGGGATGACGGTTTGGAATATGATTCATTTATTGACTATGGAAATATTTGGATACATTCAATCAATAATGAAGGAAAACATGTGTGGACTTTAAAAGAAAAATTACCTGCATATACTTCTAAAAGTTTGCATGTTATTTTTAATACTTTAAAAGTTGGTAATTTTACTAATTACATCTCTTCCGGAGATAAAACAACCAATAATACTACTACTGTTTACAATCCGGGAATGAAAGTAACCAAGAAATCTTTGACTCCTAGCGTTAAGGTGGGTGAGCAGACTTTATTCCTGATTACAGTAGAAAACACTGGCCGTATTGATTTGGGTAATGTGTTTGTTGAGGAGCAAATCCCTGATGGTTTAACTTATGCTGATTACCATGATAAGTCATTATGGAGAAAAGACGGCAATACTTTCTATTATAATAATGTTTTGAAAGTTGGCGAGTCTGCTAATTTCACAATCATTTTCAATACTCATATTAATGGTACTTTTGTTAACTGTGTTGTTGCCGGTTCTAATGAAACTGAAAATAAGACTACTAACAACACTACTACTGTTAAAAAGCCGGGTATGGACGTTAATAAGAAGTCATTAACTCCTCGTGTGAAATCTGGTGAACAGACTAAGTTCCTGATTACTGTTTGGAATACTGGTGAAATAGATTTAGGCAATGTTTTCGTTAAAGAAACTATGCCTGCTGATTTGGAATATGCTGATTATACCAATAAGAATCTTTGGAGAAAAGATGGAGATATCTTCTATTACAATAATATTTTAAAAGTGGGAGAATCTGCTAATTTTACAATCATTTTTAATACTAATAAGACTGGTAGCTTTACTAATTGTGTAGTTGCTGGATCTAATGAAACTGAAAATAAAACTACTGAAAATAATACTACTGTCTACAAACCAGGTATGGAAGTTACTAAAATTAGTTTAACTCCTAACGTTAAAGTAGGCGAACAAACATTGTTCATGATTATCGTTAAAAACACTGGCGATGTTGATTTAGGCAATGTGTTTGTTGAAGAGCAAATCCCTGATGGTTTAACATTCGCAGATTATAATGATAAAACAAAATGGGGAAGAAATGGAAACATATACACTTATTTAAGTGATTTAAAAGTTGGTGAATCTGCTAACTTTACTATTGCGTTTAATACTCATGTTAATGGTACTTTTGTTAACTGTGTAGTTGCTGGTTCTAATGAAACAGACAATAAGACCACTAATAATACTACTACTGTTAAAAAGCCAAACATGGAAGTAACTAAAAAGTCTTTAACTCCTAGCGTAAATGTCGGAGAGCAGACTTTGTTCTTGATTACTGTAAGAAATACTGGTGAAATCGATTTGGGTAATGTGTTTGTTGAAGAGCAAATTCCTGACGGTTTGACTTACGCTGATTACACTGATAAGACTCAATGGAGAAAAGTTGGTAATATATTCTATTACAATAATATTTTGAAAGTTGGTGAATCTGCTAACTTTACTATTGCGTTTAATACTCATGTTAATGGTACTTTTGTTAACTGTGTAGTTGCTGGTTCTAATGAAACTGAAAATAAGACTACTAACAACACCACTACTGTTAAAAAGCCAAATATGGATGTTAAAAAGATTAGTGAAACTCAGCATGTTTATGTTGGAGATAAAGCAATATTCACTATTGTTGTTACAAACACCGGTGAATTGGATTTAACTAATGTATTTGTTAAAGAACAAATCCCTGATGGATTAACCTACCTTTCATTTAATGGTAGAAACTGGAATAAGGTTGGTGATGTTTTTAACTATAATGGTATATTAGCTCCAGGTGCAGACGCTTCATTTAACATTGCATTCAATACAACCAGAACTGGTACTTTTACTAATGTTGTTGTTGCAGGTTCTGATAAAACTGAAAATAAGACTACTAACAATACTACTACTGTATATAAGCCTGATTTGAAGGTTGAAAAAATCACTATCGACCCTATTGTTGTTGTAGGCGATCAGGTAAGATTTGAAATTGTAGTTAGCAATATTGGTCAAAAAGCTTTATCTAATGTGTTCATAGAAGAATCACAGTATGATGGCTTAACATTTGACCATGCAATAATTAATGGTCACTGGAGTGAATCTGTTGTTAACGGTAAGCACATATGGACTTTAAATTCCAATTTGCTTGTTGGTGAAAAAATCGCTCTTAATGTGGTCTTCAACACTACCAGAACAGGTACATTTACCAATGTTGTTGTGGCTGGTTCTAATGAGACTGAAAACAAGACCACAGAAAACAAGACTAAAGTTGTAGAGCCAAAATTGGACGTTCAAAAGATTACTTTAACTCCGATGGTTCATGTCGGTGATAAAACTTCATTTGAAATTGTTGTAAGAAATACTGGCGATGTAAAGTTAACTAATGTATATGTGGAAGAAACCTCATATGCTGGTTTAACCTATGATTCTTTTGTCAAAAACTCTGAATGGACTTATTCAACTGTAAACGGTAAGCACAGATGGACATTAAATAAAGTGTTGTATCCTCATGAAGTTTCACAGTTCATTGTCGTATTCAACACTACTGAAGTTGGTACATTTACAAATGTTGTAACTGCAGGATCAGATAACACTCCTGAAAAACCTGCTGAGAATACAACAATCGTATATAACGAAACTCCAGAAGATCCAATGTCCAATTCAACTAGAAATCCGGATTTGTCTATTGAAAAAGTAGCTTTAGATAAACTTTTAGTTGTTGGCCAAAAAGCTCAATTTGAAATCATCGTTCAAAATACTGGAAACGTTGCTTTATCAAAAGTTACTGTTTATGAAGAATCATTTGATGGTTTAACTTATGATTCATGGGAAGACTTCTCTGGCATGTGGAGTAAAAACAGTGATTTAAGCTGGACTTACAATGATATTTTATATCCGGGAGAATATGCATCATTCTTTGTAACATTCAATACAAATAGAATAGGTGATTTCAATAATATTGTATCTGTTGACTCAAATGAAACTTCTAAAAAACGTGCAAACGATAATGTTATTGTTATTGCCTCTTCATTGAGTGTTGAAAAAATTACTCTTAATAAAACAGTTAATTTGGGCGAACAAGTAACATTTGAGATTATTGTTCATAATACAGGCAGCACGGATTTAACTAATGTTGTTGTAAGAGAAGACCAATTTGAAGGTTTAAAATATAGTTCATTTGTAGATTATACTGGAAATTGGAAGTACAACGGTGATTTAACCTGGACTTTAACAAATCCATTGAAAGCGGGTGAATACTCCGGATTCTTTGTAGTATTTGATACTACTCGTGCCGGTGACTTTGTAAACGTTGTTGTTGCAAAATCTAATGAGGTTCCAGAAACTCCTGCTCACAACAACACAAAAGTTATAACTCCTGAAAACCCGTCTTACAACCCTTCAATGACTGTTGACAAATACACTATCAACAGAACTGTTTATTTGGGTGAACAGACCATGTTTGAAATTGTTGTAAGAAACACTGGTGACGTTGACTTGAAAGATGTATTTGTAATTGAAGCATACTTCGACCAAGGTTTAACTTACAGTTCATTCTATCCAACAAAAGGCATATGGACTCATATAATTAATAATCAAAATTTCGATCAATTTAATTTAAGAGGAACATTGAGAGTTGGAGAATCTGCAAGTTTTATTGTAGTATTTGATACTTCAAGTGAAGGCTTAAAAACTAACATCGTTACGGCTGGATATGACAACACTGTTTATGTGAATTCATATAATGAAACTGAAGTAATTTATAAGCATGTTCCTGAAATTCCACTCATTGAAATTCCTGAGGAACCTGGTAAACCAGTAAACAATGAAACTCCTGATGAGCCAGCTAAACCGGTTACTCCAGAACCACAAAACAACGAATTGCCTGCAACCGGTAATCCATTAGTCATGGTATTGCTTGCATTAATCGCTTTAGGGGCTGCAGGATTGAGAAGAAAAGACTAA